Below is a window of Drosophila miranda strain MSH22 chromosome 3, D.miranda_PacBio2.1, whole genome shotgun sequence DNA.
ACGGGCGTCGGCGACattttgaaaataaataaagcaGAAACCACGCGAGCGATGGGTCTGTGAAAGCGAGGGATTAGATAAATAAGAAAAACAATGTGGACAAACATGGAAATGTGTGAAGATGTGGAAAGAAGCCTTTAGTGGTTTGCTATGCTTGTTTAGCAAGCACTCACAATTGTTACCTATTTTGATCTAGCCAGACATCCAACCGGACAGGACAGCAAACCCTTAAAGCTGTTCCGCCATTATATTCATTTTTCTGAGGGTCTTTCCAGGGTGGCGGGAGTTTCTTTAAATGTTAATTATGCTAAACAGAAATTTCTCTACTATTAGCAACTGCTTTCCGCTGGTTTGCAAGGCCATAGAAACACAATGCGGAATTACGCAGCAGGGATCTGTGGCCAGGAACGAACTGGACCAACTCCTGAGACAACTAAATGCTAAGGAAAGACTATTGGCATCCAAATTCTATTGCCAGTTACCAGCCAATGTTGGCAGCTTTCGGGTTTTACTTCAGCTACAGCAATTGCGGATCCTCACCGCCACGGAGTATATATTAAGGTACGATTcgcctaattcaatatgatCAAAATGTGACAGTGATTCATCCCTGATATCAGTAAAGAACACTctgagcaaaaaaaaaaaaaaaaaaaaaattagtgATGGAGTCTGGCAACTTAGGGGGTGTGCACTTTTAACCGAACTTACCTGGGCATCTATAATCATTTGAATGCGCTCAATGGGGCCGTATTTGCTGAAAAGGTCGCGCACCTTCTCCTGGGAAGTATTGGTACTCAAGCCGAAGACACCAATGCAGCGGCTTGTCTTGGGACGTTCCGAGGATCCTCCAATCTATGAAATACGCACGTGAAAAAATATCAAGAATAATTCATACGCATCGCATTCAAATACCTGACGGTCCTTTGACTGGCGCTTAGAGCGGTTGCGTGCTCCTGAAGGCGATATGGAGCGGGATTGCGAGTGAGAACGCGAGCGCGAACGGCGACGTAAGCCCGAGCTGCGGTTGCTCCCATAGTATTCCAAATGAGACCTTGATTTTGTGTTAGAATGGAATTTGATTAGAAAATCTTCGATGGTTCTGgctgttcttctttctgttGTGTGTTTTGCAATTGAAATTGATTTTGACACTTGAAAAATGTTTGCGAATTGTGTTTTGTGTGGCTCTGAGTTCTGATTTTGATTCGATGGGAAGGAACTTTGCTTGGGGTTTCAACCAATTTGTTATTTGTGGCTTTGAATCTGTTTCGATGACCGTTCTTCTTTTTACTGATTTTGGCACTTGAAAACTGTTTGCGAATTGTGTTTTGTGTGGCTCTGAGTTCTGATTCGATGGGAAGAAAATTTGCTTAGCTTTTCaataaattcaaataaatGGGAAAATACAATTAATTAATGCGCACTTTTTCTTACATGTTGATTGTTTTTCTTCTTGCACAATTTTTTGAGGAGCAGGAACCACTTTCGTTGAAACGACAAATTAAAATGAAGGATTCCAAATGACAATTCAGAATATAGCCTACTCGATGTCGATACCCGGTTACTCGATATCTACATCTGTTGTatcatgatgcaattatacaaggttgtctcgtcggcaaaagtcagtcccttaacgtatgctagcaataagtgcgaaTGAAaggcacatagtatagtgagtgtgagtgagacggcatatgttgatgttgattaacccttaacaggcccgtggggcttaaaattttaaaataaaatgattttactgatatatgaatttttaaattttatgcagctATTAAAAATTTGTCTTaaacatttttagttatattaaaattttcttttgcataatatataaatattacttATAATTCTgtgatattttttttatatgctaTTTATATAATATGCAATATGTAATTTTTTTGCtgtcgggacataagggttaAGAAGATATCAAAAAAAtcgtccgtgaacaaccttcatcatcaacagcaagcatgcactgacgataagggacaacacgaacgaacttcggctcccgacgagaccaccttgtataattgcatcatggacGATGTACGATGGACGatataaggaaataaatgtgtaattatattattgtaatattttatattttgtggtataaataaaaaaaataacagcttttatttcatttcccgcgccctagtgtaccatacccccaccccctgcccattcttcatttattttgtggcggtaggtcagctcatcaaaagacccaagacaagaaccaaactcaaatttcagttctagcggccagcaatactaaacacacacacgcaaagtacgtgagaatgcatgtgcacccatacactaaaacatgctggtggcaaaacagaaccagacctgagagagttcaaaaaatctgaaaaagcatacaatcacatatttttgtcgaaacatattgcgtgtgtactaacacatgcaaagatgttctctctgcgctctctctctctcatgatgacgtcatTCTGGGGTACGcaacgcgctagccagtgtgtgacgctttcgttgtatgaactggcacatctatatactgtatggttagtggttgTATACTAAGACAAAAGGTGAATATGTTTACGCTGCATAAATATTATTGGGAGCTGGTTTTTAGCTCTATCTACCAGGGAGTTATTGTGTTTAATTGGTCTTTCATGTGATGACGGGTTCGAAACTAAGTGGTTTCTCGTCGTTGAATAAACGTGGATGTTTTGGCAAATAGCAGCATGTAAGTAGAATAATTTCATAATTCTATTTAGAACAGGGGTCGGCACGGCCCTATCAATAAATAGGGAACAAGAAAAAGGGGCCCAGGAAAAGACGGTGCTCAAGGACACTTCGTGTAACAGCGATCGGCACCAATACCATAaccatttttttcaattttgcTTGCTGCCTACGCACACAAACGCACTGCAACATAGGTCCCAATTGCTAATGAATTTTCTTCTGGAAGAACGAACTGTAACTTTTGTTTTAGTGGTGAGCACTAGCCTAGAACACGAGATCAAGCTAAATTAAGACAGGGTACAGCCTGGTAGCGGTCTTGAGATTGTTCCCTCTTGTGTTTCGTTTCTTATTAAAATGAAGAGAGCGTGCGAGTAATTTCAGGGGACTGGGGAGATCTGGACTAGCGCACTCGACTCAAATATTATTGCCCTCGATCACCGCTGGAAATATTTTGTTTTCATTCTACTGATAAGAACAGATCATTTGTTGTGGAATCTCGGCGACGACATGTACAACATGAAAATTTCTCTCCTTATCGTTCTGGCACTGATGCTGGCTGTCTGGACTGGCGCTGTAGCTGGAGGCGGGTAATCCAAGTGTACGTCGGagaataattataataaaagaaCTAACTTTCAGATTGTGTAACAGATCCCGTGACAATGCTGTGCATATTGGATCCGAATCAGGGCTAATAACCGTGTGCAGCTCAATCTCTATGTCCCCCTCTGTGTCTCTGTTGAATAAAGTAGAAACGTGGAACCTTATgaagtttttatacccgatactcaaaatgagtattggggtatattagatttgtggtgaaaatggatgtgtgtaacgtccagaaggaatcgtttccgaccccataaagtatatatattcttgatcagcatcaatagccgagtcgattgagccctgtctgtctgtccgtccgtctgtccgtccgtccgtctgtccgtccctatcagcgcctagtgctcaaagactataagagctagagcaacgacgttttatatccggacttctgtgatatgtcactgctacaagtatatttcaaaactttgccccgcccactttcgcccgTCATTTCGTCGTGTCAtttaatataagcggcgtctgctaagtatcgggtataaatgtagagttgcggtgtccgcagcaactcacaacgttccccctcgttctttttatacccggtactcacAGAATATAGGGGTTTATTAGGTTTGTGTAGATGTAGGATCAACCAGAATGAAgccataaagtatataaatTATTGATAGCCACGGCTGTCTGTCCGACTATCAGTCCGTCCATATTGCTTAAGCGTTAAATAAATCATAAGAATATATACTGAGTGAATACTGGGTATGAGGAAAGTCTCGAGTCTATTCCTTTTTGCGGTAACAACAACATGTTGTTTCTGATATTTGATAGATATATTGTATTGATATTTGATATAATTGATAAATATTCGTATTTCATTTTTTGTTACCCTATTCCTTCCTAAGTTTGTCAGCTATATTCAACTGCTGAACAAATGTAACCACCGAAAAGGCCAGCTTGGCAACCTGTAAAGGAAATTTAGAGTCAATCACAGTCGAAGAATTATTAAGTATCTCATTTCCTTACGGTGATGTTGGTGTTCAAGCCAATGGGGAATATAGATCCGGCGGTGAAAGAGATCGGCATCTGAGCATGGTGCAGGAAGTAAATTAACGAAGATTTATATCTGCGACTTGAGCTCCTCCAGTTGGAGTGAAATATGGCCAAGGCCAAGGACTCACAGTCATCCTTCAAGAGGTCACAGGTGAAGCAGAAGGGAAATGTCTGAATAATCAGGCCATTTATATACGCCGCTATAGCCAACTTTGCCCAGAAGTCGGCAAAGAAGAATAGATTGAGCATGGTTATCCCCAGGAGCAGACCGATAAGCAGGAATTGCACAAAGATGATAGTTTCGATCACAGGACGCATCACAGAGACGTATCTATTGGGGAATTCAGAGGGCAATCACTTAAGAATTCAATTGATTTACCTTAAATTTATACTCAAGAATAAGTTTGTGATCCTTAATACAAAACATAAGATCCTCATTGTTTTCATCATCACTCTTACGAGGGTCCGAGCAAAGGTTCTCGATTCTCTGCCTGAGGAGCTTTATGTGGCACCGTAGAATCAGACCGTACAGAAGGGGAAACACATCCATCATATATGTTTGGCTAACTATGCCGTTCATGGGTATTAATTCCAGCACTGAAGCTATCCAAAGATTCAGTGTGCTCTCGCGCCAATCAATGAATGGATTGTAGAGGTAAAATGGCACGACTCCCTAAAAGATTGCCGTGAAAAAAGTCGATAGCGTGTAGGCGGTGTACATAAACTGGTAGATGAGATATGCAATGTTGCATCGTGCCACCCAGCGCTCCGTGATGTTGATGCAACGCTTGTCCATGCGGCCAAGGAGCTCCTTGATCTTGTGGTAGCGCCACATATTGAGTCTCATGATAaccatcttcaaaggaaacCCCCCTGCGTTGATTCCGACCTGCAGCACTGACAGGGCTTCACTTGGAGATAAGGTTTTCAACTCCAAGAAAAATGTGATGAAGACTCCGATTGGAACGTAGAGAATCCACCAAAAACTAATGACAATCGTCATTATTATTCTGAAGGGTTTCCATCCTTCTTTTGGCGGTGTCCATCCCATTAAGATCATGGCGTACTCAAGGTACTTGAACGCCTCTGGCGAGGACATAAGATTCCACGGAAGTGGCTCTTTCAACAAATTAAACAGCATTGCGTTTCGATGGTGCTTGTATGCGTCTAGCCCTTGACTGGGAGTCGACATGGCAAAATGTCTGTATTTATACCATCTCCTTGAACACTGGGCTACATCAATCGCCTTTCCTGCCACCCTGCAAGCTCAATGCATTTCCCTGACAAATGTGTAACTCTTCCCACGCATTTCACGCATAATAAGAATTGGGGACCATTGGTTTTGCAACTTTGTGTCTTTTGCTTACTGAATTCTTGCAATGCGTTTTCTAAATCGAAATTCCCATTTTCCTGACCTAATATTCTACATTATTCGAAGATAATAAGAAAATAACTTGCACGTGGAAAGCCTGCATGGGTAAACATATTGATGGACTGTTTTGTACCCGGTACTGAAGAGTATAGGCCTATATAATTAAGGAACAAACTTGCAGTTTCTGTAATGATTGGATCCCAATCAGGACTAATAATCGTGTGCAGCTGTGTCCCTCGTGAATAAAGTCGAAACGTTGAACCATGAggtttattatatttttactTGAGCTTTTGAAGCCTCCTGGTTCTTGCCTTCATAAGAAAAACTCTGCCGCGGCTGCTGTTAGTCTGATAGGtaggtatgtatgtatgtatgcgtgtGGCAAATCACATTAGACATTCCATGCCCCTGGCCAGGAGTTCGGCATGTGCGTCCTTCGGCCACTTGTAAGAGGCCCCACAGACCATTGCAGACAGATTGTTGTGCCCTATCTGAGGGTATACATTGTTTAATTTGTCCACCTTTTTTGCTATTGTCCTTTCTGTGGAAACGCTATAGGCGCTATAGGTAGGCTTCCGATTTGGACTACTTTTCTGCATATTTTCTGCCATAGTACCAGTCCTTTTGCAAGGGTATCCAAAGCTTTGGCTTCCACTTTCTTTCCTTACTTTCTTGTTTCATTTACTTTCTCTTTTTTCTGTGGGCCGGGGGGAAGAGGGTCTACCCGCTGGCGGTCGTGTCAAGTTGAATGAACATGGACAAGTTTTGCCACTTCCATTCCTGGCTGGCGGGCAGACAGGCGGTGCGGAGAAAGTTTCTGTGCTGTATCTCGCATCAGAGTTTCGGAGCATTTCTCCCGGAGACCAGACCctacaccccccccccccaccacacGTACCTTTTGCGGCTGCTTTTGGCTCATTTCAAATACATTAACATTTTGACCTTTCGGAAAAAAGTTGGAGCTTAGGCTCGGTCCTATCTCGTCTGGAATTTAATTTCAAGTTGTGTGCAGATTGCGAAAATCACACGATTGCCTCCATCATGTTCTTTCGATTCGGGGCATGCCGCTGCATACCTGCAGGCCCAAGGATATCGTAATCCGAACACACGTGTAGCGGGAACTTTGCTTCATCAAACTGAAAATTGAATTCACGTAAGCCCGGAGAAAGTCACACAAAAATGAGAATAAAATTCACGGGACACGGCGATGCAGACGGGACGGCGACGTAGATGGAAAGGAAGACACGTGGCAgtgggacggacggacaggcgTGAAACGTCGAACGTGTCAAGGTCAAGTTACcattgtcgtcgtcgtccttcTGCCTTTTTCCCTTATAGCTTGCCCCATTCAgcacctcctcctccgcctcctccttcGCCTCCACTCTCTGCCCTCCGTCCGTTTGTGCAGTTTTGAAGTGCGCCAAGTCGTTAAATTAATTTCAGTGCACTCGGAAGACAGGAGCACCGTAAATTGGAGCACAGCCAGCGCTCATTTTAAACGGATTATGTGCACGGCATTGGGTGGATGGGGGCTCCCGGCTGGTCCATATACCATGGTACCATGTTGGCATGGAGCTGCTTTGCTTGTCAGAGATTACTGGCAAGTGGCCGTCAAGTGAGGCTGCGTGAGTGGACAGCAAATGAAAGGCAAACAAGTGGAGAGCCATAACACACATAACTTTAAGCCATGTTGGGTCAAAGGGGAGGGCGTATCAGGGAGGGGGGTAGGGGGGGATCATTTTAGAAGGAGAAAAGAAAAAATACACGATTTTACACGATGCTTTACTGCCACTTGAAAAAATTTTCGTTGGAAGTATTTCAACCATTTATGGATATAAATCGTATCACGATTATTCAGCTCTGTTTTGTTTATCGGAACGTGAGAGCTTAATTATCAAAGGGATAATTATCGTTTTCAAAAGGCTTTATTAGTTCCAGGACCTCGACTTGATTGTT
It encodes the following:
- the LOC117188282 gene encoding transformer-2 sex-determining protein-like isoform X2, with protein sequence MSHLEYYGSNRSSGLRRRSRSRSHSQSRSISPSGARNRSKRQSKDRQIGGSSERPKTSRCIGVFGLSTNTSQEKVRDLFSKYGPIERIQMIIDAQSVLY